The proteins below come from a single Methyloprofundus sedimenti genomic window:
- a CDS encoding DUF5765 domain-containing protein: MCWSGEASAVLAVVGLGTAAYIAVKGESKELWIPLTYFALMELLQAATYVYIDECSSPMNQVLTLFGYLHVAFQPFFVNMVAMYFIPESVKLKIRTTVYTLCAVAAVAIIVKMFPFAWAGLCIIGTEGFCGDQICSVSGAWHIAWQMPLNGLMSPPVSWFPGYEWGLHVFAYILAAFVMPVIYGSWRFVAFHYVVGPWISDVTTDDPNEFAAVWCLFSIVLCVSVIKTPIRKYLHVKTWPFYNRTISDSL; the protein is encoded by the coding sequence ATGTGTTGGAGTGGTGAAGCGTCGGCTGTTTTAGCCGTAGTCGGGCTGGGAACAGCTGCGTATATTGCAGTCAAAGGAGAATCAAAAGAATTATGGATTCCACTAACTTATTTTGCATTGATGGAGTTATTGCAAGCTGCAACCTATGTCTATATAGATGAATGTAGTTCGCCAATGAATCAGGTACTCACGCTGTTTGGCTATCTCCATGTTGCCTTTCAGCCATTTTTCGTCAATATGGTGGCGATGTATTTTATCCCCGAAAGTGTCAAACTAAAAATAAGAACAACTGTTTATACCTTATGCGCAGTAGCGGCTGTCGCAATAATCGTTAAAATGTTCCCATTTGCATGGGCGGGCCTTTGTATTATTGGCACAGAAGGCTTTTGTGGCGATCAAATTTGCTCTGTTTCAGGCGCGTGGCATATCGCATGGCAGATGCCTTTAAATGGCCTTATGTCTCCTCCCGTAAGCTGGTTTCCCGGTTATGAATGGGGCTTGCATGTGTTTGCCTATATTTTAGCGGCCTTTGTTATGCCGGTTATTTATGGCTCGTGGCGCTTTGTTGCCTTTCATTATGTCGTAGGCCCATGGATTTCAGATGTAACTACTGATGATCCAAATGAGTTTGCTGCAGTGTGGTGTTTATTCTCGATTGTGTTATGTGTATCAGTTATTAAAACACCGATCAGAAAATATTTACATGTCAAAACATGGCCTTTTTATAATAGAACAATCAGCGATTCTTTATAA
- a CDS encoding AAA family ATPase, translating into MSEISSSDSLIAIQHLKTYIGEQIIGQDVLVERMLIALLADGHILVEGAPGLAKTRAINALSKGIQADFHRVQFTPDLLPADLTGTEIYRPELGSFEFQKGPLFHNLVLADEINRSPAKVQAALLEAMAERQITVGGTTYPLPPLFLVMATQNPIEQEGTYPLPEAQLDRFLLHVKIDYPQAEHEKLILHLARNEAMQGYSSRKQGAKAISQESLFAARQEVLNTYMADNLEDYLLQIILATRNPAAYGEDLASWVQYGASPRASIALDRCARAKAWLNGKDFVAPEDIQDMAFDVLRHRVILSYEAEAEGISSDDFIQQLIARVAVP; encoded by the coding sequence ATGTCAGAAATCAGTTCTAGCGATAGTCTTATCGCCATACAACATTTAAAAACCTATATCGGTGAACAAATTATTGGTCAGGATGTTTTAGTCGAACGCATGCTAATTGCCCTGCTTGCTGATGGGCATATATTAGTCGAAGGCGCGCCAGGTCTGGCAAAAACCCGTGCGATTAATGCATTAAGCAAAGGAATACAGGCAGACTTCCATCGTGTGCAGTTTACGCCTGATTTATTACCTGCCGATTTAACGGGCACCGAAATTTATCGTCCTGAACTGGGGAGTTTTGAATTTCAAAAAGGTCCTCTATTTCATAATCTGGTCTTGGCCGATGAAATTAACCGCTCTCCGGCTAAAGTTCAGGCCGCTTTATTGGAAGCTATGGCAGAAAGGCAAATTACGGTAGGGGGTACAACCTATCCGCTACCGCCTTTGTTTTTAGTTATGGCTACCCAAAACCCGATTGAGCAAGAAGGCACTTATCCTTTGCCAGAAGCCCAATTGGACCGTTTTTTACTGCATGTAAAAATTGATTATCCACAAGCGGAACATGAAAAGCTTATTTTGCATCTGGCACGCAATGAAGCTATGCAGGGCTATTCATCAAGAAAGCAAGGTGCTAAAGCGATTAGTCAGGAAAGTCTTTTTGCCGCTCGACAGGAAGTGCTGAATACCTATATGGCAGATAATCTGGAAGATTATTTATTGCAAATCATTCTCGCTACTCGCAACCCGGCTGCCTATGGAGAAGATCTAGCCAGCTGGGTACAGTATGGCGCTAGCCCTCGTGCCAGTATTGCATTAGACCGTTGTGCGCGAGCTAAAGCCTGGTTAAACGGTAAGGACTTTGTTGCTCCTGAAGACATACAGGATATGGCATTTGATGTATTGCGTCATCGCGTGATTTTATCTTATGAAGCCGAGGCTGAAGGGATTAGCAGTGATGATTTTATTCAGCAGTTAATTGCCAGGGTTGCCGTGCCTTAA
- a CDS encoding M14 family zinc carboxypeptidase, with amino-acid sequence MSCSPFSNKLSELQQIEAIIKRDHKEFLSCKTLCHVSYVNESLPIYALSLGNQAADIPSITFVGGIHGLERIGTQVVLAFLETLLERLHWDLSFIDMLQRIRINFLPLINPVGMIKHTRSNGNGIDLMRNAPVDSYEKTVWLAGGHRISATLPWYRGLPDEPMQQEAQVLEDFIRQHVLPAPFSVVLDCHSGFGYHNQIWFPYAKSRIEPIKHLGEVYFLRKLFMQTYPYQNYRFEPQSQHYLTHGDLWDHLYQQSLAYNNIFLPLTLEMGSWRWVRKNPLQLRKSMGLFHPVKQHRVNRVLRGHLVLMEYLMHATLSYKKWLIASHTPLMEKEALALWYHD; translated from the coding sequence ATGTCCTGCTCCCCTTTTTCTAATAAACTTTCTGAATTGCAGCAAATTGAAGCTATTATTAAGAGAGATCATAAAGAGTTCTTATCCTGCAAAACTCTCTGCCATGTTTCCTATGTAAATGAGTCGCTGCCAATTTATGCTTTAAGCCTGGGTAATCAGGCTGCTGATATACCGAGTATTACTTTTGTGGGAGGTATTCACGGTCTGGAACGGATTGGTACCCAGGTTGTTTTGGCTTTTCTTGAAACGCTGCTGGAACGCTTGCACTGGGATCTTAGCTTTATCGACATGTTGCAGCGCATACGCATAAATTTTCTGCCCCTTATTAACCCGGTTGGTATGATAAAACATACTCGCTCAAATGGTAATGGTATTGATTTAATGCGCAATGCCCCCGTTGATAGTTATGAAAAAACTGTCTGGCTGGCAGGTGGCCATCGCATTTCAGCTACCTTACCCTGGTATCGTGGGCTACCAGATGAACCCATGCAGCAGGAGGCGCAAGTACTGGAGGATTTTATTCGACAGCATGTTTTACCCGCACCGTTTAGTGTAGTACTGGATTGTCACTCAGGTTTTGGTTATCACAACCAAATCTGGTTTCCCTATGCTAAAAGTCGTATAGAGCCGATTAAGCACCTAGGGGAGGTGTATTTTTTGCGTAAGTTGTTTATGCAAACCTATCCCTATCAGAATTACCGTTTTGAACCGCAGTCCCAGCATTACCTGACACACGGGGATTTATGGGATCATTTGTACCAGCAGTCCCTGGCATATAATAATATTTTTTTACCGCTGACTCTGGAAATGGGCTCATGGCGCTGGGTGCGCAAGAATCCGCTGCAATTACGCAAATCTATGGGGCTTTTTCATCCAGTCAAACAGCACCGTGTTAATAGGGTACTGAGAGGGCATCTGGTGTTAATGGAGTATTTAATGCATGCCACTTTGTCTTATAAAAAATGGTTAATTGCAAGTCACACCCCGCTGATGGAAAAGGAAGCTTTGGCTCTTTGGTATCATGACTGA
- a CDS encoding DUF58 domain-containing protein, which translates to MEKKSNSELVSVNLDMLIKLAKPAASLKLFRSRIRALQSGGYLSRTKGRGMEFDEVRMYQPGDDIRSIDWRVTARTGKPHTKLFREERERPVFISVDYRASMQFATRGVFKSVQAAKLAGLLAWVAERHGDRIGGQIFTDTACRELKPQNGRQAVLHFFNALVKSENQQTPINLEQVIGRLSHHVKPGSLVYIISDFRGINHAIENYLTKLARHCEVIMILVYDPLESHLPAKGRYRFTDSTTDIVVDTSDKQRVLTYQEKFQHHCAYLQTLGKKLNIRLLRCASNERPEEILR; encoded by the coding sequence ATGGAAAAAAAATCCAACAGTGAGTTGGTTAGCGTGAACCTGGATATGCTAATCAAGCTTGCCAAACCAGCAGCTTCATTAAAACTCTTTCGCTCGCGCATTCGCGCGCTTCAAAGTGGCGGTTATTTATCGCGCACTAAAGGGCGAGGAATGGAATTTGATGAAGTGCGGATGTATCAGCCTGGTGATGATATTCGCAGTATCGATTGGCGGGTCACTGCACGTACTGGTAAACCCCATACTAAATTATTTCGTGAGGAGCGTGAGCGCCCGGTATTTATATCAGTCGATTATCGTGCTTCGATGCAATTTGCTACGCGGGGTGTTTTTAAATCTGTGCAGGCGGCAAAACTAGCAGGTTTACTGGCCTGGGTTGCAGAGCGACATGGTGACCGGATCGGCGGGCAGATTTTTACCGATACAGCCTGCCGCGAATTAAAACCTCAAAATGGCAGGCAGGCAGTACTGCATTTTTTTAATGCCTTGGTTAAATCAGAAAACCAGCAAACTCCGATTAATTTAGAACAGGTTATCGGACGATTAAGCCATCATGTAAAACCCGGCAGCCTGGTTTATATTATCAGTGATTTTCGCGGCATCAATCATGCAATAGAAAATTATTTGACTAAATTGGCAAGGCATTGCGAGGTGATTATGATTCTGGTTTATGATCCCCTGGAAAGCCATTTACCCGCCAAAGGTCGTTATCGATTTACTGATAGTACAACAGATATAGTTGTTGATACGAGTGACAAACAAAGGGTTTTGACTTATCAGGAAAAATTTCAACATCACTGTGCTTACCTGCAAACGCTGGGAAAAAAACTCAATATCCGCTTGTTACGTTGCGCCAGTAATGAAAGACCTGAAGAGATATTAAGGTAA
- a CDS encoding DUF3450 domain-containing protein yields MLFLSRECQMLLVLSVFSLSTVSVFADTLSSTIQTENAIQKNAVQSQKTIDGLDDRTRAMLDEYRSATRQIKTLQTYNKHLKSLLESQEIEKASFAEQLEQIETTQQEIVPLILDMQASLAEFVQLDLPFLPQERQQRINSLKEMMSRADVSNAEKFRRLIEAYQIENDYGNTIEAYRANIELDGEISSVDFLRLGRIALYYQRLDGSETGMWNHTEKKWEKLSSDYRNPIRQGLRIARKEAAPDLLTVPVPTAEEAMQ; encoded by the coding sequence ATGCTTTTTTTATCCCGTGAATGCCAGATGCTACTGGTGTTATCAGTCTTCAGCTTAAGCACCGTTTCTGTTTTTGCGGATACACTTTCCAGTACAATACAAACTGAAAATGCTATCCAGAAAAATGCCGTACAGTCGCAAAAGACCATTGATGGTCTGGATGATCGTACGCGGGCAATGCTGGATGAATATCGTTCAGCGACACGTCAAATAAAGACTTTGCAGACTTACAATAAACACTTAAAATCCTTGCTGGAGTCGCAGGAAATAGAAAAAGCCTCATTTGCAGAACAGTTAGAACAAATTGAAACCACCCAGCAAGAAATTGTGCCGCTTATTTTAGATATGCAAGCAAGCCTGGCGGAGTTTGTTCAGCTTGATTTACCGTTTTTGCCGCAAGAACGTCAGCAACGCATTAACAGCTTAAAAGAAATGATGAGCCGTGCTGATGTCAGTAATGCCGAAAAATTTCGTCGCCTGATTGAAGCCTATCAAATTGAAAATGATTATGGCAATACCATTGAGGCTTACCGTGCCAATATAGAACTAGATGGCGAAATCAGCTCGGTTGATTTTTTGCGTCTTGGCCGTATTGCCCTTTATTATCAGCGTTTAGATGGTAGTGAAACAGGCATGTGGAACCACACAGAAAAAAAATGGGAAAAACTCTCCTCTGACTATCGTAATCCTATACGTCAGGGATTACGTATAGCGCGTAAAGAAGCAGCCCCGGACTTGTTAACCGTACCGGTACCAACCGCAGAGGAGGCCATGCAATGA